A single window of Populus nigra chromosome 17, ddPopNigr1.1, whole genome shotgun sequence DNA harbors:
- the LOC133677604 gene encoding uncharacterized protein LOC133677604 isoform X3, whose translation MVFIGVICMQALSHLWFQMDRDSQGTLHDVPTSTVHFHVNGGFVVGHSTLPAVCALCQIIILPDNDDLEIISICGDCRFLLLEDLERPTRDSHRRRRHRGRRTRQNQSTVHGNEDRSLDVDSSARLLQHTSSRTTPSSSRRWQRLSSDSESEDFGNVDSLYGDSEINFRSSRYRVFHSGSDAISFSVYGGDSDASVDGHSVLDPEMFIQADEGSNFDSDTDIDPMHAGLYQWNSDDLEEEEEEEEDGEWEEADIEEDTIESVEAGARLRNLFVSSPSEVNGPVSWHRQSHSPEFEDLNRWRTRQSRQAHNRDFFANLEELELPQHIWNYELADYATGFGDLLEVLTHSDIGRRGAPPAALSFVNNLPLVIINEEHERHDGVACAICKDLLPIGTEVNQLPCLHLYHPYCILPWLSARNSCPLCRYEFPTDDKDYEEGKQNSSTRMGIHDVQQQEASEDSSSDVSDEPLEHGQTGRELLDVGLPLSTSGREGSRRRWLLLAAAPLVSLLGIVLVMWWDNPQGRRVNSHGNFPERGLYQIQVSGPSQPNQKVNERRRWWFFS comes from the exons ATGGTTTTCATTGGAGTCATCTGCATGCAAGCACTCAGCCACCTTTGG TTTCAGATGGATAGGGATTCACAAGGAACTTTACATGATGTGCCCACATCCACTGTTCATTTCCATGTTAATGGTGGTTTCGTAGTTGGCCATTCTACCCTCCCAGCAGTATGTGCTCTGTgccaaataattatattacctGATAATGATGATCTTGAGATTATCAGTATATGTGGGGACTGTAGATTTTTGTTGCTTGAAGATCTTGAGAGGCCCACTCGAGACTCTCATCGGAGGAGGCGTCACAGAGGAAGAAGAACCAG GCAAAACCAGTCCACTGTTCATGGGAATGAGGATCGCTCTTTAGATGTTGATAGTTCTGCTAGGTTGTTACAGCATACAAGCTCCCGCACGACTCCAAGTAGTTCTCGAAGATGGCAGCGTCTTTCTTCAGATTCTGAAAGTGAGGATTTTGGTAATGTGGATTCTCTTTATGGGGATAGTGAAATTAATTTCAGATCCAGTAGGTACCGGGTTTTCCATAGTGGGAGCGATGCCATTTCTTTTAGTGTGTATGGGGGGGACTCTGATGCTTCTGTGGACGGACATAGTGTCCTGGACCCAGAAATGTTTATTCAAGCAGATGAGGGAAGCAATTTTGACAGTGATACCGACATCGATCCAATGCATGCTGGTCTCTACCAATGGAACTCTGATGACctggaagaggaggaagaagaagaagaggatggtgaATGGGAAGAGGCTGATATTGAGGAAGATACAATTGAATCTGTAGAAGCAGGAGCTCGACTTCGAAATCTGTTTGTTTCAAGTCCTAGTGAAGTTAATGGCCCTGTTAGTTGGCACAGGCAGTCCCATTCACCAGAATTTGAGGACCTGAATCGGTGGAGAACCAGGCAGAGTAGACAAGCACATAACCGTGACTTCTTTGCTAACTTGGAAGAATTGGAATTACCACAGCACATATGGAATTATGAGTTGGCAGATTATGCGACAGGCTTCGGGGATTTGCTTGAAGTTCTTACTCATTCTGACATTGGAAGGAGAGGAGCACCTCCTGCAGCTCTGTCTTTTGTGAATAATCTACCACTTGTGATCATCAATGAGGAACATGAGAGGCATGATGGTGTAGCTTGTGCAATCTGCAAGGATCTTTTGCCAATCGGCACAGAAGTTAACCAGCTTCCATGCCTTCACCTATATCACCCTTACTGTATATTGCCATGGCTTAGTGCACGAAATTCATGTCCTCTCTGCAGGTACGAATTTCCAACTGATGATAAAGACTATGAGGAGGGTAAGCAAAACTCTAGTACCAGAATGGGGATCCATGATGTTCAGCAACAGGAAGCTAGTGAGGACAGTTCCTCTGATGTCTCAGATGAACCTCTTGAACATGGTCAAACCGGAAGGGAACTCCTAGATGTGGGCCTGCCCTTAAGTACTTCTGGCAGAGAGGGCAGTAGAAGGAGATGGCTTCTGCTTGCTGCTGCTCCCCTTGTTAGCCTTTTGGGTATTGTCCTTGTGATGTGGTGGGACAATCCTCAAGGAAGGCGGGTAAATAGTCATGGCAACTTCCCTGAGCGAGGCTTGTATCAGATTCAAGTTTCTGGCCCTTCCCAACCCAACCAAAAGGTTAATGAGAGGAGAAGATGGTGGTTTTTTTCCTGA
- the LOC133677604 gene encoding uncharacterized protein LOC133677604 isoform X1 has protein sequence MVFIGVICMQALSHLWFQMDRDSQGTLHDVPTSTVHFHVNGGFVVGHSTLPAVCALCQIIILPDNDDLEIISICGDCRFLLLEDLERPTRDSHRRRRHRGRRTRYSSAESSENIFPQQFSHVINLARQNQSTVHGNEDRSLDVDSSARLLQHTSSRTTPSSSRRWQRLSSDSESEDFGNVDSLYGDSEINFRSSRYRVFHSGSDAISFSVYGGDSDASVDGHSVLDPEMFIQADEGSNFDSDTDIDPMHAGLYQWNSDDLEEEEEEEEDGEWEEADIEEDTIESVEAGARLRNLFVSSPSEVNGPVSWHRQSHSPEFEDLNRWRTRQSRQAHNRDFFANLEELELPQHIWNYELADYATGFGDLLEVLTHSDIGRRGAPPAALSFVNNLPLVIINEEHERHDGVACAICKDLLPIGTEVNQLPCLHLYHPYCILPWLSARNSCPLCRYEFPTDDKDYEEGKQNSSTRMGIHDVQQQEASEDSSSDVSDEPLEHGQTGRELLDVGLPLSTSGREGSRRRWLLLAAAPLVSLLGIVLVMWWDNPQGRRVNSHGNFPERGLYQIQVSGPSQPNQKVNERRRWWFFS, from the exons ATGGTTTTCATTGGAGTCATCTGCATGCAAGCACTCAGCCACCTTTGG TTTCAGATGGATAGGGATTCACAAGGAACTTTACATGATGTGCCCACATCCACTGTTCATTTCCATGTTAATGGTGGTTTCGTAGTTGGCCATTCTACCCTCCCAGCAGTATGTGCTCTGTgccaaataattatattacctGATAATGATGATCTTGAGATTATCAGTATATGTGGGGACTGTAGATTTTTGTTGCTTGAAGATCTTGAGAGGCCCACTCGAGACTCTCATCGGAGGAGGCGTCACAGAGGAAGAAGAACCAGGTACAGCAGTGCTGAGTCGAGTGAAAACATTTTCCCACAACAATTTTCTCATGTGATTAATTTGGCTAGGCAAAACCAGTCCACTGTTCATGGGAATGAGGATCGCTCTTTAGATGTTGATAGTTCTGCTAGGTTGTTACAGCATACAAGCTCCCGCACGACTCCAAGTAGTTCTCGAAGATGGCAGCGTCTTTCTTCAGATTCTGAAAGTGAGGATTTTGGTAATGTGGATTCTCTTTATGGGGATAGTGAAATTAATTTCAGATCCAGTAGGTACCGGGTTTTCCATAGTGGGAGCGATGCCATTTCTTTTAGTGTGTATGGGGGGGACTCTGATGCTTCTGTGGACGGACATAGTGTCCTGGACCCAGAAATGTTTATTCAAGCAGATGAGGGAAGCAATTTTGACAGTGATACCGACATCGATCCAATGCATGCTGGTCTCTACCAATGGAACTCTGATGACctggaagaggaggaagaagaagaagaggatggtgaATGGGAAGAGGCTGATATTGAGGAAGATACAATTGAATCTGTAGAAGCAGGAGCTCGACTTCGAAATCTGTTTGTTTCAAGTCCTAGTGAAGTTAATGGCCCTGTTAGTTGGCACAGGCAGTCCCATTCACCAGAATTTGAGGACCTGAATCGGTGGAGAACCAGGCAGAGTAGACAAGCACATAACCGTGACTTCTTTGCTAACTTGGAAGAATTGGAATTACCACAGCACATATGGAATTATGAGTTGGCAGATTATGCGACAGGCTTCGGGGATTTGCTTGAAGTTCTTACTCATTCTGACATTGGAAGGAGAGGAGCACCTCCTGCAGCTCTGTCTTTTGTGAATAATCTACCACTTGTGATCATCAATGAGGAACATGAGAGGCATGATGGTGTAGCTTGTGCAATCTGCAAGGATCTTTTGCCAATCGGCACAGAAGTTAACCAGCTTCCATGCCTTCACCTATATCACCCTTACTGTATATTGCCATGGCTTAGTGCACGAAATTCATGTCCTCTCTGCAGGTACGAATTTCCAACTGATGATAAAGACTATGAGGAGGGTAAGCAAAACTCTAGTACCAGAATGGGGATCCATGATGTTCAGCAACAGGAAGCTAGTGAGGACAGTTCCTCTGATGTCTCAGATGAACCTCTTGAACATGGTCAAACCGGAAGGGAACTCCTAGATGTGGGCCTGCCCTTAAGTACTTCTGGCAGAGAGGGCAGTAGAAGGAGATGGCTTCTGCTTGCTGCTGCTCCCCTTGTTAGCCTTTTGGGTATTGTCCTTGTGATGTGGTGGGACAATCCTCAAGGAAGGCGGGTAAATAGTCATGGCAACTTCCCTGAGCGAGGCTTGTATCAGATTCAAGTTTCTGGCCCTTCCCAACCCAACCAAAAGGTTAATGAGAGGAGAAGATGGTGGTTTTTTTCCTGA
- the LOC133677604 gene encoding uncharacterized protein LOC133677604 isoform X2 yields MDRDSQGTLHDVPTSTVHFHVNGGFVVGHSTLPAVCALCQIIILPDNDDLEIISICGDCRFLLLEDLERPTRDSHRRRRHRGRRTRYSSAESSENIFPQQFSHVINLARQNQSTVHGNEDRSLDVDSSARLLQHTSSRTTPSSSRRWQRLSSDSESEDFGNVDSLYGDSEINFRSSRYRVFHSGSDAISFSVYGGDSDASVDGHSVLDPEMFIQADEGSNFDSDTDIDPMHAGLYQWNSDDLEEEEEEEEDGEWEEADIEEDTIESVEAGARLRNLFVSSPSEVNGPVSWHRQSHSPEFEDLNRWRTRQSRQAHNRDFFANLEELELPQHIWNYELADYATGFGDLLEVLTHSDIGRRGAPPAALSFVNNLPLVIINEEHERHDGVACAICKDLLPIGTEVNQLPCLHLYHPYCILPWLSARNSCPLCRYEFPTDDKDYEEGKQNSSTRMGIHDVQQQEASEDSSSDVSDEPLEHGQTGRELLDVGLPLSTSGREGSRRRWLLLAAAPLVSLLGIVLVMWWDNPQGRRVNSHGNFPERGLYQIQVSGPSQPNQKVNERRRWWFFS; encoded by the coding sequence ATGGATAGGGATTCACAAGGAACTTTACATGATGTGCCCACATCCACTGTTCATTTCCATGTTAATGGTGGTTTCGTAGTTGGCCATTCTACCCTCCCAGCAGTATGTGCTCTGTgccaaataattatattacctGATAATGATGATCTTGAGATTATCAGTATATGTGGGGACTGTAGATTTTTGTTGCTTGAAGATCTTGAGAGGCCCACTCGAGACTCTCATCGGAGGAGGCGTCACAGAGGAAGAAGAACCAGGTACAGCAGTGCTGAGTCGAGTGAAAACATTTTCCCACAACAATTTTCTCATGTGATTAATTTGGCTAGGCAAAACCAGTCCACTGTTCATGGGAATGAGGATCGCTCTTTAGATGTTGATAGTTCTGCTAGGTTGTTACAGCATACAAGCTCCCGCACGACTCCAAGTAGTTCTCGAAGATGGCAGCGTCTTTCTTCAGATTCTGAAAGTGAGGATTTTGGTAATGTGGATTCTCTTTATGGGGATAGTGAAATTAATTTCAGATCCAGTAGGTACCGGGTTTTCCATAGTGGGAGCGATGCCATTTCTTTTAGTGTGTATGGGGGGGACTCTGATGCTTCTGTGGACGGACATAGTGTCCTGGACCCAGAAATGTTTATTCAAGCAGATGAGGGAAGCAATTTTGACAGTGATACCGACATCGATCCAATGCATGCTGGTCTCTACCAATGGAACTCTGATGACctggaagaggaggaagaagaagaagaggatggtgaATGGGAAGAGGCTGATATTGAGGAAGATACAATTGAATCTGTAGAAGCAGGAGCTCGACTTCGAAATCTGTTTGTTTCAAGTCCTAGTGAAGTTAATGGCCCTGTTAGTTGGCACAGGCAGTCCCATTCACCAGAATTTGAGGACCTGAATCGGTGGAGAACCAGGCAGAGTAGACAAGCACATAACCGTGACTTCTTTGCTAACTTGGAAGAATTGGAATTACCACAGCACATATGGAATTATGAGTTGGCAGATTATGCGACAGGCTTCGGGGATTTGCTTGAAGTTCTTACTCATTCTGACATTGGAAGGAGAGGAGCACCTCCTGCAGCTCTGTCTTTTGTGAATAATCTACCACTTGTGATCATCAATGAGGAACATGAGAGGCATGATGGTGTAGCTTGTGCAATCTGCAAGGATCTTTTGCCAATCGGCACAGAAGTTAACCAGCTTCCATGCCTTCACCTATATCACCCTTACTGTATATTGCCATGGCTTAGTGCACGAAATTCATGTCCTCTCTGCAGGTACGAATTTCCAACTGATGATAAAGACTATGAGGAGGGTAAGCAAAACTCTAGTACCAGAATGGGGATCCATGATGTTCAGCAACAGGAAGCTAGTGAGGACAGTTCCTCTGATGTCTCAGATGAACCTCTTGAACATGGTCAAACCGGAAGGGAACTCCTAGATGTGGGCCTGCCCTTAAGTACTTCTGGCAGAGAGGGCAGTAGAAGGAGATGGCTTCTGCTTGCTGCTGCTCCCCTTGTTAGCCTTTTGGGTATTGTCCTTGTGATGTGGTGGGACAATCCTCAAGGAAGGCGGGTAAATAGTCATGGCAACTTCCCTGAGCGAGGCTTGTATCAGATTCAAGTTTCTGGCCCTTCCCAACCCAACCAAAAGGTTAATGAGAGGAGAAGATGGTGGTTTTTTTCCTGA
- the LOC133677606 gene encoding protein PIN-LIKES 6-like has translation MSVAIGQGITEKTMERFLLAVDTMGANQVGGGQTLLGTIKIAVLPIAKVFTMCFLGFLMASKYVNILPASGRKLLNGLVFSLLLPCLIFSQLGQAVTLQKMLEWWFIPVNVLLSSICGSLIGFIVASIVRPPYPFFKFSIVQIGIGNIGNVPLVLIAALCRDTSNPFGDSEKCSTDGTAYISFGQWVGAIILYTYVFNMLAPPPEGTFDIDEPNLPIKKPAKDAPMEQVPLLAQEEAPAEPDAPKRGKIKHVLVFLYDKLKLKQILQPPIIASILAMFLGAVPFLKQLIFTTDSPLFFFTDSCNILGEAMIPCILLALGGNLVDGPGSSKLGFRTTAAIIFGRLVLVPPTGLGIVMLADKLGFLPAGDKMFRFVLLLQHSMPTSVLSGAVANLRGCGREAAAVLFWVHIFAIFSMAGWIVLYLNILF, from the exons ATGAGCGTAGCGATCGGCCAAGGGATCACAGAAAAGACCATGGAGAGATTTTTATTAGCTGTGGACACCATGGGAGCAAATCAGGTGGGAGGAGGACAGACTCTCTTGGGCACCATCAAAATTGCTGTTCTGCCCATTGCCAAAGTTTTTACCATGTGCTTCTTGGGATTTCTCATGGCCTCCAAGTATGTTAACATCTTGCCTGCAAGTGGAAGGAAACTCTTAAATGGG TTGGTGTTTTCACTTTTGCTTCCTTGTTTGATATTCTCTCAACTTGGACAAGCTGTCACTTTACAGAAAATGTTGGAGTG GTGGTTTATTCCCGTGAATGTTCTTCTTAGCTCCATCTGTGGCTCGCTAATAGGTTTTATTGTTGCATCCATTGTCCGGCCACCTTACCCATTCTTCAAGTTTTCAATTGTACAAATCGGAATTG GGAATATTGGGAATGTGCCACTTGTCTTGATTGCAGCTTTATGTAGAGATACATCCAACCCTTTTGGTGACTCGGAAAAATGTAGCACAGATGGGACTGCCTACATCTCGTTTGGCCAGTGG GTTGGTGCAATCATTCTATACACATATGTATTTAACATGTTGGCACCTCCACCCGAAGGTACCTTTGATATTGATGAACCGAATCTTCCCATCAAGAAGCCAGCCAAAGATGCTCCCATGGAGCAAGTCCCATTGCTTGCCCAGGAGGAGGCACCGGCAGAACCAGATGCTCCAAAGAGAGGGAAG ATCAAACATGTTCTTGTCTTTCTCTATGACAAGTTGAAGCTCAAGCAAATTCTTCAGCCCCCTATCATTGCTTCG ATCCTAGCTATGTTCCTTGGTGCAGTACCGTTCTTGAAGCAATTGATCTTTACAACTGAttctccccttttctttttcactgaCAGCTGCAATATTCTTGG GGAGGCCATGATTCCATGCATTTTGTTGGCGCTAGGAGGCAATCTCGTTGATG GACCTGGAAGTTCTAAACTTGGGTTTCGGACAACTGCTGCTATTATTTTTGGTCGGTTGGTTTTGGTGCCACCTACTGGACTTGGCATTGTTATGTTGGCTGATAAGCTTGGCTTCCTTCCTGCTGGTGATAAGATGTTCCGGTTTGTTCTGCTTCTGCAGCATTCGATGCCTACATCTGTTCTTTCTG GTGCTGTGGCCAACCTAAGAGGATGTGGAAGAGAAGCTGCAGCTGTCCTATTCTGGGTTCATATTTTTGCTATTTTCTCAATGGCTGGATGGATTGTCCTTTATCTCAACATACTCTTCTGA